In Pseudoduganella albidiflava, a single window of DNA contains:
- the cyaY gene encoding iron donor protein CyaY, which translates to MTETEFLDLADSTLNAIEAALDRLNDDNRLDVECSRNGNVLEIEFLHNGSKVIVNSQAAMQELWVAARSGGFHYRRVDGRWIDTRDGGELFDALSQIATEQSGGSPVIVSENP; encoded by the coding sequence ATGACCGAAACCGAATTCCTGGACCTGGCCGACAGCACGCTGAATGCCATCGAAGCCGCGCTGGACCGCCTGAACGACGACAACCGGCTCGATGTCGAATGCAGCCGCAACGGCAACGTGCTGGAAATCGAATTCCTGCACAACGGTTCCAAGGTCATCGTCAACAGCCAGGCCGCGATGCAGGAACTGTGGGTGGCCGCGCGCTCCGGCGGCTTCCACTACCGCCGTGTTGATGGCCGCTGGATCGACACGCGCGACGGCGGCGAGCTGTTCGACGCGCTGTCGCAGATCGCCACCGAACAGTCCGGCGGCTCGCCGGTGATCGTCAGCGAAAACCCGTAA